TGGTTACTTAAACTGTAGTACTGTGTGACTCTTTCCCACAGCGAAAGTGAACTGCCTTTCTGATGAGTCCATGAAGTACTGAAGAATGAGTCAAGGTGTTCTGCAAAGATCTTCATAGCAGCAGGTAGTCTTAGGAACCCAATGCACCGTTTGTATTACCTCAGATCCACTCATCTTCACTTGAACATCCGCAGTGCCGGTTACTATTCAAAACTCATTGAGCCAATCCAGGTGGGTCGATTCCCCACAGGATCCCAATCCTACAACCACCCCTTTCTCCAGATAAGCCTCACAGTCATAACGCAACTTTTCCAGCTCAAGTAGCTCCGTTCCAACAATGGGTTCCTTCCCACCTTATTGATATTTCATTTCCCACCCACGCCAGGCAGGACAGCAGCCCCCGTGAAGGGCAGCAATTCGACAGGCGGAGGATATCCTGTCATAACTTCCGTTCCCTGCGGAGTCACCTGTTGAGTATCTGCCTGCTAGAAAGCGGCCACGAGGGACCTGACAGGAAAGAGGACCTTCAAGCCACCACTCCAAATTCATACTTGCCAACaccacgacacacacacacaccgtttcAGCCGACTAACGAGCAGAGGCCCTGGCAGGAACGCTAATTCACCGGCCGCCCGTCGATAACGGTCGACGAGCCTCAACCCGTCCCGCTCCAGTACCTGAAGAAGGCGGAAGCGGCGACGACAGGCGCTTCTCCTCGTCGCTTTCTGCCCCTCCAAGGCAACCGtggccgctgccgccgccgctgcttccTAAGCCCTCGGCCGCTGAGGCTTCCACCCGGCTACCAACGGCCGCGGCCAGCACGTCCGACATGGGAAGTGGGAGGAACCGAGCCGAGAGAACAGCCGGCGACAGTCGAGCCGAAACGAAAACAATCGGAAAGAGCCGAGAGGCGATCGCGCTGGTAGTCGCGCAACTCCCTCCGACCACCCCCTCCCCCGCCCTGAAGAATTCCCGCCTAAAGCTGGCCGCAAACGAGGGCGACCGTCTTCGTCGGGCTGCGACAGAGCCTTTCCTGAGGGGCGAGAGCGGAACGGGGAAAAGAAAGACGGCTACACTTCCCGGAAGTGTTGGTCTCCGTGGCAACCGCGAAAGGAAGGACGCGTTGCCATAGCAACGCGGCCCTTGGGCAAACACCGAGATCCTCCTCTGCCAACAGTTTCTGTGAAGATGGAGGACAGCTCGAAGGAGAACGTGGAAGTGGAGGAcgagaaggatgatgatgatgaggacgacgacgacgacgacgagaaGGAGGAAGAGTTAGAAGAGAACGAGGACGAGGAAGAAGATGAGGACGAGGACGACGAGGACAGAGAGACTCCCAGACGGCGgcggcgccgccgccgccagctaCTCCGCCCCGAGTCTCGAAGCCGCGCGAAACTAGGCTCCGGAGCGTCTCTTGCCTCCCAAAAGACACTCGGATCTGAGATACTACTCGAGGTCGAGGTCGAAACTTCCGCCCTCAGGGGCCGTCCGTATTTAGCGTGGTCTCCCGAGGAAGTGGCAGAATGGATCGAGGCGTTGGGTTTCCCTCAATACAAGGTAAAGGAGGAAGGAGCGATTCCTCTTGCATGGGAAGAAGAGGGTGCTAGTCATTCAGGGTGGACCCCAGACTGTATAGATATAACTCAGAGACGGAGTATCGTGGGCATATGGAGAGTGCGCTTCCCTTACGCAAAGGCGCtaaacaacatacagtatattattgaCTGAAGACAGCAGTCTACTAGCTAGTGTCTAAATTTTAGCCAGTAGTAAGCAGTCAAGATCCAGACCATTGGTACATGTTTTTGTCAAGAGTAGGGAGTCTCTTTCTGCCCAAAGCTAAATTAAATTGCAGAGAAGTGCTCAGGAGGCACTTCCCAAAGGTGGAGATtcactgtcaagtcggacttcagTTGCACCAGTGACTGGGAAGCCAAccactccctccctcttttgggggaagcttgtttttaatagggagtCAGACATCAGGTTGGGATTCACTAcagtacttggtaccaaagacttggacttgggactgaGACCCAAAAACTTGCCAGTATCCTAGGCACTTCCCGGTATAAAAGGATGGGCTGAACATATCAGCCTATTTTCATGTAAAGGTCTCCCTGGCAGGCATTAAACTTTGTtatgttaggtgccatcaagctACTTCCACCTTATGATGATCCTAATTAATTTTCAAGGTATGCGAGATGTTCCTGGAGTGATTTACCACTGTCACCAGCTAGAGAGTTTCCATAAGTGAGGAGGGATTTAACTCCAAGTCTCTTGAATTGGAGCTGATATTCAGTTTGCCAACATACTTGTTCCCCAATTATGCTGTAGAAGCGGCATTTTGACATTTTAAGATGGGTGGAAGAAACTGTATGTAAAAGCTGGGAAACCACTAAATAGGGAAGTCATGTGAAAGGGAAGCCCAGGAGGTGGGATTGGAaccatcagaggactggataTTTCCATTTCTGATGTAGCTAGGTAGGGCTGTGAAGCTAAGGTTGTCTGCTCCTGTTTTGTGAAGTGCTAGACTATTAGCAACATAAAAAGCAAGTTCTTGCTTAGCTGTCATAGTCTCTATGCACTTACGTGGGGAGATAATCAAGAGGTAGAGTCAGCTTCAGCCCTGGGAATGTTTGATCTTCTTTATATGTGGCTGTGTAAATTTAAGTTAGGCAAAGGAAGGGAAGCAATATTTTGTCATTTCCCACTATTGagtatttcctgttttgttttaagtAGGAGTGCTTTACTGCAAATTTTATCTCTGGCCGCAAACTCATCCATGTAAATTGTTCAAATCTACCACAGATTGGGATAACAGACTTTGAACATATGAAGGTGAGAATATGTATCTTAATTGTATCTTTCTTCTAGTAAGAGGACTTaggttattgttattgttattgttatgggTTAGTCCGAACCAGGGTATAAAATGTAAtctctagtacagtggtacctcaatttacgaacttaatccatcccagaagatgttagTAAGTCAAAATGTCCGTAGgtaggggcgtttgtaagtcgaggcaccactgtacatgctctggctgaaatcttcttCCATAAGCTGTGCCACATAAGGCTAGTGATGTCATCAATTGTgactttttttcagaaataaaacatttcccatTCTCCCCCAAAGTACCCAAGCCTTGAAATCCTTTTCATTGTGGGGAGACCACTGGGGGCTATGGAACAGGGGATAAATCTTCAACTTCTGAAAACTGTTGCTCCTGCTAAAGGCACTCCAGTAGTGATTTTTGGCAGTTAGGGACTTTTTCACATCCCATGGTCTTCAACAGCTTGCCCAAGATAAAATGGATTCCACTGGATACTTGAACCCAAGATAGGggcaaaatcagaaatgttttagttCCCCAAAATTACCACAATTGATGAATCAGTGGATCTTAAGTTGATTCAAGAAGCCCCTTTCATTAAACAGATTTATTCAAGTTCAGatcaacaactggatttagctctGGGTCTGCAGGGATTATACCAGTCACTCATACAGTTTTTCTGAAGATCCTAGAATACATCATTTACCTAGCAGTAGATGATTTTTCCCCACTTTGTCCcacattcatttttaatattttaagttcTTTTCATTATGTTTATGAAAGAATTTGCAAATTGTATTACATTATTGTAGAAATAAAACTGAATGAAATTCTCATTTGTCTGTATCAGCCAAactcaatacagtggtacctcgcaagacgacgatcccactaaacgacgaatccacataacgatgacttttgtgattgctatagcgattcgcaaaacagtcattccaatgggggattttcactggatgtcgattaggtccatgcttcgcgaaccgtttgttcgcaagataaTTTTTTCCGATGAtcgttggcttcgcaaaatggctgtcctgtgttttctggacctatgcttcgcagggcagcca
The Pogona vitticeps strain Pit_001003342236 chromosome 1, PviZW2.1, whole genome shotgun sequence genome window above contains:
- the SAMD15 gene encoding sterile alpha motif domain-containing protein 15 isoform X3; the encoded protein is MEDSSKENVEVEDEKDDDDEDDDDDDEKEEELEENEDEEEDEDEDDEDRETPRRRRRRRRQLLRPESRSRAKLGSGASLASQKTLGSEILLEVEVETSALRGRPYLAWSPEEVAEWIEALGFPQYKECFTANFISGRKLIHVNCSNLPQIGITDFEHMKFIQKAGLCDYEPQPTPEPSASHPEDSQHECLQQSSSFVLK
- the SAMD15 gene encoding sterile alpha motif domain-containing protein 15 isoform X1 — protein: MEDSSKENVEVEDEKDDDDEDDDDDDEKEEELEENEDEEEDEDEDDEDRETPRRRRRRRRQLLRPESRSRAKLGSGASLASQKTLGSEILLEVEVETSALRGRPYLAWSPEEVAEWIEALGFPQYKECFTANFISGRKLIHVNCSNLPQIGITDFEHMKEVSRHVRELLEIEEPLFVRSIALPPRDNTGLFLEQKSRTGKLSDALTYPQFIQKAGLCDYEPQPTPEPSASHPEDSQHECLQQSSSFVLK
- the SAMD15 gene encoding sterile alpha motif domain-containing protein 15 isoform X2 — its product is MEDSSKENVEVEDEKDDDDEDDDDDDEKEEELEENEDEEEDEDEDDEDRETPRRRRRRRRQLLRPESRSRAKLGSGASLASQKTLGSEILLEVEVETSALRGRPYLAWSPEEVAEWIEALGFPQYKECFTANFISGRKLIHVNCSNLPQIGITDFEHMKSKSLGLENCLMPLHILSLFRKLDYVTMSHSQLLNLQHHILKIHNMNVYSNQVHLF